In Gammaproteobacteria bacterium, the following are encoded in one genomic region:
- a CDS encoding virulence RhuM family protein gives MSNDSQIVIYQNAQGGIQLDVRIESESVWLSQSQIAQLFGKGRSTISEHINHIFQEKELSEEVVCRDFRHTTKHGAIAGKTQQQSLKLYNLELIISVGYRVKSKQGTQFRIWATQRLKEYIIKGFALNDDRFKTGKSMQYFDELQQRIREIRLSEKFFYQKIKDIYTTSVDYSPKDEKTRQFFQIVQNKLLWAISQQTAAELVYRRADARLPLLGMLSLDSKSQSINKQQASIAKNYLNEDEIKLLGLLVEQYLAFAETMAQQQTPMTMQDWSERLDAILQLNGRELLKHAGKISQQQAKEKSALELKKYREQQRNIEVENSLKEIEEDIKRLGADE, from the coding sequence ATGAGTAATGATAGTCAAATTGTCATTTATCAAAATGCTCAAGGAGGTATACAGCTTGATGTACGCATTGAAAGTGAAAGTGTTTGGCTCAGTCAATCTCAAATTGCACAGCTATTTGGTAAAGGTCGAAGTACGATTTCCGAGCATATTAATCATATATTCCAAGAAAAAGAATTATCTGAAGAGGTGGTGTGTCGGGATTTCCGACATACCACTAAACACGGTGCTATAGCAGGAAAAACACAGCAACAGAGCCTCAAGCTTTATAATTTAGAGCTGATTATTTCTGTTGGTTACCGCGTAAAATCCAAACAGGGCACGCAGTTCCGAATCTGGGCAACCCAGCGTTTAAAAGAGTATATTATTAAAGGATTCGCCTTAAATGATGATCGTTTTAAAACAGGCAAATCCATGCAGTACTTTGATGAACTGCAACAACGCATTCGTGAGATACGCCTTTCTGAAAAATTCTTTTACCAAAAAATAAAAGACATTTACACCACCAGTGTTGATTACAGTCCCAAGGATGAAAAAACCCGCCAGTTTTTTCAAATAGTACAAAATAAGCTACTTTGGGCAATTAGCCAGCAAACTGCGGCTGAGTTGGTCTACCGTCGCGCCGATGCCCGTTTGCCACTGTTGGGAATGTTGTCACTTGACTCAAAAAGTCAATCCATTAACAAACAACAAGCCAGCATTGCCAAAAATTATTTGAATGAAGATGAGATAAAGCTACTCGGTTTATTGGTAGAGCAATACCTCGCTTTTGCTGAAACAATGGCGCAACAACAAACGCCGATGACGATGCAAGATTGGAGCGAGCGCCTCGATGCTATTTTGCAATTAAATGGCAGGGAGTTACTCAAACATGCAGGTAAAATTAGCCAGCAACAAGCCAAAGAAAAATCCGCACTAGAGTTGAAAAAATACCGTGAGCAGCAAAGAAATATTGAAGTTGAGAATAGTCTTAAAGAAATAGAAGAAGATATTAAGAGACTGGGGGCGGATGAATGA
- a CDS encoding VTT domain-containing protein — protein MITELGLVLVSFFAATLLPFSSEAALFAAITAGVPVLNVVIACSIGNCLACLLNFKLGDWLREKMQSKMENSKGGRLSLHWMQRYGKASLFLSWLPIIGDPLTVIAGMARVGWLWFIGVICTLRIVRYIVIAGMIS, from the coding sequence ATGATTACTGAGCTTGGTCTTGTGCTGGTCTCCTTTTTTGCGGCAACGCTGCTGCCTTTCAGTTCGGAGGCGGCGCTGTTTGCTGCCATTACGGCAGGTGTGCCTGTGCTGAATGTGGTGATCGCTTGCTCGATCGGGAATTGTCTCGCATGTTTGCTGAATTTTAAACTGGGTGATTGGCTGCGGGAAAAGATGCAAAGCAAAATGGAAAACAGCAAGGGGGGAAGGCTCTCTCTTCACTGGATGCAGCGTTATGGAAAAGCAAGCCTATTTCTAAGCTGGCTGCCCATTATTGGTGATCCGCTGACAGTAATTGCCGGTATGGCACGAGTGGGTTGGTTATGGTTTATTGGCGTAATTTGTACGCTGAGAATTGTTCGTTATATCGTCATTGCAGGCATGATAAGTTGA